One segment of Engraulis encrasicolus isolate BLACKSEA-1 chromosome 7, IST_EnEncr_1.0, whole genome shotgun sequence DNA contains the following:
- the LOC134452107 gene encoding opioid-binding protein/cell adhesion molecule homolog, with amino-acid sequence MLSYVALPAVLSLRGSMWRSRPSPKSRLAFTSAYPRTTSLRLMSGSVSYPPVISRARNTLSAVGQKGTLQCGASAVPFADFEWYKEDRKVLIGVNGLKIECKGKQSMLTFFNVTEEDYGNYTCIAMNALGVTNASLILCDMVTWHNNRIYYKKTNSKDVCLHVR; translated from the exons ATGTTAAGCTAT GTGGCCCTGCCAGCCGTTTTATCACTGAGGGGGAGTATGTGGAGATCACGGCCATCACCAAAGAGCAGGCTGGCATTTACGAGTGCATATCCACGAACTACGTCTCTGCGCCTGATGTCAGGATCTGTAAGCT aCCCTCCAGTCATCTCCAGAGCCAGGAACACCCTGAGTGCAGTGGGCCAGAAGGGGACGCTACAGTGTGGGGCCTCAGCCGTCCCTTTCGCCGACTTTGAATGGTACAAGGAGGACAGGAA GGTTCTGATTGGAGTTAATGGGCTGAAGATTGAGTGCAAGGGGAAGCAGTCGATGCTGACCTTCTTCAACGTGACCGAGGAGGACTATGGGAACTACACCTGCATTGCCATGAATGCCTTGGGAGTCACAAATGCAAGCCTCATCTTATGTG ACATGGTTACATGGCACAACAACCGCATTTACTACAAGAAAACAAACAGCAAAGATGTTTGTCTTCATGTACGTTGA